One genomic segment of Schistosoma haematobium chromosome 6, whole genome shotgun sequence includes these proteins:
- a CDS encoding hypothetical protein (EggNog:ENOG41KOG1721~COG:S) — protein METVFSVPTSISVTESGVTNTVHIDVNIGSVQPGSSKYSHPTSLGITCSEHASNVLDDLTPSLSLTTIAPGNSSNRLLPFTDDLGLCIKHSPDVSPLVDDDEDVRSLLAAAAAVAAADSRVHQGSPSVRSSSGLNTPPDSRSSRLMDTITCRPMSVGVCDQTQVIHSINSVPMLVSNHSLSRTPYAHSDDPLAILIPTHTTQSVSTNYLLSSSVSTPCSSPLTFRSHSPIRTHLDGRHTSDMLHHSLSCESHSIENERTNSSLSSVSHFPPPNTPPVHMDSYITRQNHDDQVFNSNLLLLKDTVHTSCVPLSSPKIISECNSSGHTTISSCLPIGEHTATTVLSPVVVSKEYTVCSSANVTDVSDNLTNNWANTTTCEPNIQAAKECAITDDNFDSVSKATDENLMDLEQVISSHSASLPAVDDEYFLKTSDNFHVDTVVNIDLRCISHSDKIPSSTDSGELVSSKTSAMCSAEPDFPDVYVDVSDVNDNTNSVILPHESSISVKATTTQFSANTKLISSVVASAESSIDIECETEIQKDDCFIQSADDDKKFKTATSVSPLVEDSTFKEPCESESSPLTKASIISESPTKDDAQTKISNQDRNLLLTLEHHNDSLEDPVESSGHSPSIHSSHREDDEKVYNDADYAAAAVAAVDDVVYALAGNRKPDPSLTLDPALEGTGTDRLYSLSLAPVHNEFSNSQMNISNPDLCNTSFVNTNKNSDQIPIVFFGNNQDRVRFHHSLVANESSDGEVCSEDHLSRSLSNASPNNWNKTDVKGEFLCLSCNKAFSQKALLLKHRVMHEEPKHMCDTCGRSFVREDKLKRHVMSIHTAEKPHVCHICSKAFSRKDKLKDHLKHHDRAARNFECQQCQQPFVQKSDLNRHIRGVHQGEPGVGINMAVKRKAPGSAPLRLSKRKSKSTTDSSESNNNETKVAMSSVENSHNIPTNMAINRSHNGKTVSGVRKNDSTESDIKINNQIASITSGTTVFTPVSMIATTTSASSAVNFTPLTVSLAPTGMTQTTHPIFAANASGLMFPTMTAHHHLVQQQQAATGTVMLPSVSVASVAAMHPSGIALQQQQHQQFFAMAAMPALAQSITVTQSSNGVQQGTNVQPTQTSIHFQPELKTVATPSGPMMVLTHIAAPNQSGQAHPLTSQTIFPQVVGFHATAAQQQQQQQQQQQHQLQQLQQQQQAAVVQHQQLLQQQQQQQQANYAVAAAAAAAAAGTHLVAVSNHGNCNQSTVNQTQQFQIQQQQQQAVALAAHQQAAHGFIFPAAGVSGNVNSAGTIATPSGPTTFFCHPQEGMAAGLFLASSTDPTSFALAAAAQAQAQAAAAAVAVVQQQQQQQSNVNAVNAQNNSSIAATQLQLVTGYSQVAADAQQTVAQQHLQHQQLLLQQQQHQQRLAAVAAVAGVSQTSSIANPHSGVLMSSNTTGTIINAASAATAGGGSSTPATSVIVNSVQEEQLNRVQQSAHFLIGQQETTGSNRTVNNYQLAAFTNAAAAALYQQQQQHPGFMLAAAGNTGVTNTNAAIVSRGTTATVAAMALHHHQQQQQYQQQAGLMAAAAYHHQQQVAHHQALQQQQQQ, from the exons GTACCCACCTCTATTTCCGTCACTGAAAGTGGCGTTACAAATACCGTCCACATTGATGTCAATATTGGGTCTGTTCAGCCGGGTTCTTCAAAATATTCACACCCAACATCTTTGGGAATTACCTGTTCAGAACATGCTTCCAATGTCTTGGACGACCTCACACCGTCCCTCTCTTTGACCACAATAGCGCCTGGGAATTCTTCAAATCGTTTGTTGCCGTTCACAGACGATCTTGGTTTATGCATTAAACACTCTCCTGATGTGTCACCCTTAGTCGATGATGACGAAGATGTACGTTCACTCCTAGCAGCAGCAGCCGCTGTTGCGGCTGCCGACTCCAGGGTTCATCAAGGTTCACCGTCAGTTCGTTCTTCTTCTGGACTTAACACTCCACCTGATTCAAGAAGTAGTCGACTTATGGACACAATCACTTGCAGACCAATGTCAGTTGGTGTTTGCGATCAAACTCAGGTCATTCACTCAATAAATAGTGTTCCTATGTTAGTTTCGAATCATAGTTTGTCAAGAACGCCCTATGCACATAGCGATGACCCTCTTGCAATCCTAATCCCAACACACACAACACAGTCTGTGTCTACTAATTATTTGTTATCCTCCAGTGTTTCTACTCCATGCAGCTCTCCTCTAACATTCCGATCTCATTCCCCTATTCGGACACATTTAGATGGTAGACATACGTCCGATATGCTTCACCATAGTTTATCCTGCGAATCTCATTCTATCGAGAATGAACGTACAAATTCTTCTCTCTCATCAGTTTCTCACTTCCCCCCACCAAATACACCGCCTGTGCATATGGACAGTTATATAACTCGTCAAAATCATGACGATCAGGTTTTTAATTCAAATCTTTTACTTCTAAAGGATACAGTTCATACTTCATGTGTGCCACTAAGCTCTCCTAAAATAATTTCAGAATGCAACTCATCTGGCCATACTACCATATCCTCGTGTTTACCAATTGGTGAACATACCGCAACAACCGTTCTCAGCCCTGTTGTTGTATCAAAGGAGTATACTGTCTGCTCATCAGCGAATGTAACAGATGTATCGGATAATCTTACAAATAACTGGGCAAATACTACTACTTGTGAACCAAATATTCAGGCAGCAAAAGAATGTGCAATTACGGATGACAATTTCGATTCTGTATCTAAAGCGACAGACGAAAATTTAATGGATTTAGAGCAAGTTATTTCATCACACTCAGCTTCATTACCAGCTGTTGACGATGAGTACTTTTTAAAAACTTCCGACAATTTTCATGTCGATACAGTAGTGAACATTGACCTTAGATGTATTTCTCATTCAGACAAAATTCCTTCTTCAACAGATAGTGGCGAGTTAGTGTCTTCGAAAACATCTGCCATGTGTTCTGCCGAACCAGATTTCCCTGATGTTTACGTTGATGTTTCTGACGTAAACGATAATACGAATTCTGTGATACTACCACACGAGTCATCAATTAGTGTCAAAGCAACAACAACTCAGTTCTCCGCAAATACGAAACTTATATCTTCTGTAGTGGCGTCTGCCGAGAGTTCTATTGACATCGAGTGTGAAACAGAGATTCAGAAAGATGATTGTTTCATTCAGTCTGCTGATGACGATAAGAAGTTTAAGACAGCTACATCTGTCTCCCCTTTAGTAGAAGACTCCACATTCAAAGAGCCATGTGAATCTGAAAGTTCTCCACTTACTAAGGCTTCTATAATTTCTGAGTCACCAACAAAAGATGATGCTCAGACTAAGATCAGTAATCAAGATCGAAATTTACTCCTCACATTGGAGCACCATAATGATAGTTTAGAAGATCCAGTTGAATCCAGTGGGCATTCTCCTTCTATTCATTCATCTCATAGAGAAGACGATGAAAAAGTGTATAACGATGCTGATTATGCGGCCGCTGCAGTTGCTGCTGTTGATGATGTGGTGTATGCACTAGCTGGTAATCGTAAACCTGATCCATCTTTAACTCTTGACCCGGCCTTAGAAGGCACAGGAACAGATCGTCTGTATAGTTTAAGCTTAGCTCCAGTTCATAATGAATTCAGTAATTCACAGATGAATATTTCTAATCCCGACTTGTGCAACACAAGCTTTGTGAATACTAACAAAAACTCA GATCAAATACCTATTGTGTTTTTTGGTAATAATCAGGATCGCGTTCGCTTTCATCACTCTTTGGTGGCCAACGAATCTTCAGATGGTGAAGTTTGTTCAGAGGATCACTTATCCAGAAGCTTGTCTAATGCTTCTCCTAATAACTGGAATAAAACGGATGTGAAGGGTGAATTCTTATGCTTATCATGCAATAAAGCGTTTTCACAAAAGGCTTTACTTCTGAAACATCGAGTTATGCATGAAGAACCAAAACATATGTGTGACACTTGTGGTCGCAGCTTCGTACGAGAAGACAAGCTTAAACGTCATGTTATGTCTATCCATACAGCTGAAAAACCTCATGTTTGTCATATATGTAGTAAAGCTTTTTCCCGCAA AGATAAACTTAAAGACCATTTGAAACATCATGATCGTGCAGCTAGGAATTTTGAGTGTCAACAGTGTCAGCAACCTTTTGTTCAAAAGTCTGATCTTAACAGACATATTCGTGGAGTACATCAAGGTGAACCAGGGGTTGGGATAAATATGGCAGTAAAACGGAAAGCACCAG GCTCTGCGCCATTGCGTTTATCTAAACGAAAATCAAAGTCAACAACTGATAGTTCTGAGTCTAACAATAATGAGACTAAAGTGGCAATGTCATCAGTGGAAAATTCACATAATATTCCCACCAATATGGCTATAAATAGATCACATAATGGAAAAACTGTTAGTGGTGTACGAAAAAATGATAGTACGGAATCcgatatcaaaataaataatcaaatagcATCGATCACTAGTGGAACTACTGTGTTTACTCCAGTCTCAATGATTGCAACCACAACGTCGGCATCATCTGCAGTTAATTTCACCCCTCTAACTGTTTCACTAGCACCTACTGGTATGACTCAAACAACTCATCCGATTTTTGCAGCTAATGCTTCTGGTCTAATGTTTCCTACAATGACTGCTCATCATCATCTTGTTCAACAACAACAAGCAGCGACTGGAACTGTCATGTTACCAAGTGTCAGTGTAGCTTCCGTAGCAGCAATGCATCCATCAGGAATCGCcttacaacagcaacaacatcAACAATTTTTTGCCATGGCTGCTATGCCAGCTCTTGCTCAATCAATCACGGTCACACAATCATCTAATGGTGTTCAACAAGGTACTAATGTTCAACCTACACAGACTTCAATTCATTTTCAACCTGAATTGAAAACAGTAGCCACACCTTCAGGTCCTATGATGGTATTGACTCATATAGCTGCCCCAAATCAGTCCGGTCAAGCTCATCCATTG ACTAGTCAAACAATTTTCCCTCAAGTTGTTGGATTTCATGCCACTGCagctcaacaacaacaacaacaacaacaacaacagcaacaccAACTCCAAcaattacaacaacaacaacaagcagCAGTTGTTCAACATCAACAACTTTTAcaacagcagcaacaacaacaacaggcTAACTATGCAGTGGCAGCTGCTGCGGCTGCCGCTGCCGCCGGAACACATTTAGTTGCAGTCTCTAATCATGGTAATTGTAATCAATCAACTGTCAATCAAACACAACAATTccaaatacaacaacaacaacaacaggcTGTGGCTTTGGCAGCTCATCAACAAGCAGCGCATGGTTTTATTTTCCCTGCTGCTGGGGTTAGTGGTAATGTTAACTCGGCAGGTACTATTGCAACACCGTCTGGTCCAACTACATTCTTTTGTCATCCACAGGAAGGAATGGCTGCTGGTTTGTTTCTGgcttcttcaactgatccaACTAGTTTTGCATTAGCAGCTGCTGCTCAAGCGCAAGCACAAGCAGCTGCAGCAGCTGTTGCTGTTGtccaacaacaacagcagcagcagagcaacGTTAATGCTGTTAATGCTCAGAACAATTCTTCGATTGCTGCTACACAATTACAACTAGTAACAGGTTATTCACAGGTGGCGGCTGATGCTCAACAAACTGTTGCACAACAACATTTACAACATCAACAGCTATTgttacaacagcaacaacatcAACAGAGATTAGCAGCAGTGGCAGCTGTAGCAGGAGTTTCGCAAACTTCATCAATTGCCAATCCACATTCCGGGGTGTTGATGTCATCGAACACCACTGGTACTATTATTAATGCTGCGAGTGCTGCTACTGctggtggtggtagtagtacaCCAGCCACCTCTGTAATTGTTAATTCAGTTCAAGAGGAACAACTCAATCGGGTTCAACAATCCGCTCATTTTTTAATTGGACAACAAGAAACAACAGGATCTAATAGAACAGTGAATAATTATCAACTGGCTGCATTTACAAATGCAGCAGCTGCAGCattatatcaacaacaacagcaacatcCAGGTTTCATGCTTGCAGCGGCTGGAAATACTGGCGTCACTAATACTAATGCAGCAATTGTTTCCAGAGGAACAACAGCAACTGTAGCAGCTATGGCtttacatcatcatcaacaacaacaacagtatcAACAACAAGCAGGTCTTATGGCGGCAGCAGCTtaccatcatcaacaacaagtAGCTCATCATCAGgctttacaacaacaacaacaacagtag
- a CDS encoding hypothetical protein (EggNog:ENOG41KOG1721~COG:S) produces MDTITCRPMSVGVCDQTQVIHSINSVPMLVSNHSLSRTPYAHSDDPLAILIPTHTTQSVSTNYLLSSSVSTPCSSPLTFRSHSPIRTHLDGRHTSDMLHHSLSCESHSIENERTNSSLSSVSHFPPPNTPPVHMDSYITRQNHDDQVFNSNLLLLKDTVHTSCVPLSSPKIISECNSSGHTTISSCLPIGEHTATTVLSPVVVSKEYTVCSSANVTDVSDNLTNNWANTTTCEPNIQAAKECAITDDNFDSVSKATDENLMDLEQVISSHSASLPAVDDEYFLKTSDNFHVDTVVNIDLRCISHSDKIPSSTDSGELVSSKTSAMCSAEPDFPDVYVDVSDVNDNTNSVILPHESSISVKATTTQFSANTKLISSVVASAESSIDIECETEIQKDDCFIQSADDDKKFKTATSVSPLVEDSTFKEPCESESSPLTKASIISESPTKDDAQTKISNQDRNLLLTLEHHNDSLEDPVESSGHSPSIHSSHREDDEKVYNDADYAAAAVAAVDDVVYALAGNRKPDPSLTLDPALEGTGTDRLYSLSLAPVHNEFSNSQMNISNPDLCNTSFVNTNKNSDRVRFHHSLVANESSDGEVCSEDHLSRSLSNASPNNWNKTDVKGEFLCLSCNKAFSQKALLLKHRVMHEEPKHMCDTCGRSFVREDKLKRHVMSIHTAEKPHVCHICSKAFSRKDKLKDHLKHHDRAARNFECQQCQQPFVQKSDLNRHIRGVHQGEPGVGINMAVKRKAPGSAPLRLSKRKSKSTTDSSESNNNETKVAMSSVENSHNIPTNMAINRSHNGKTVSGVRKNDSTESDIKINNQIASITSGTTVFTPVSMIATTTSASSAVNFTPLTVSLAPTGMTQTTHPIFAANASGLMFPTMTAHHHLVQQQQAATGTVMLPSVSVASVAAMHPSGIALQQQQHQQFFAMAAMPALAQSITVTQSSNGVQQGTNVQPTQTSIHFQPELKTVATPSGPMMVLTHIAAPNQSGQAHPLTSQTIFPQVVGFHATAAQQQQQQQQQQQHQLQQLQQQQQAAVVQHQQLLQQQQQQQQANYAVAAAAAAAAAGTHLVAVSNHGNCNQSTVNQTQQFQIQQQQQQAVALAAHQQAAHGFIFPAAGVSGNVNSAGTIATPSGPTTFFCHPQEGMAAGLFLASSTDPTSFALAAAAQAQAQAAAAAVAVVQQQQQQQSNVNAVNAQNNSSIAATQLQLVTGYSQVAADAQQTVAQQHLQHQQLLLQQQQHQQRLAAVAAVAGVSQTSSIANPHSGVLMSSNTTGTIINAASAATAGGGSSTPATSVIVNSVQEEQLNRVQQSAHFLIGQQETTGSNRTVNNYQLAAFTNAAAAALYQQQQQHPGFMLAAAGNTGVTNTNAAIVSRGTTATVAAMALHHHQQQQQYQQQAGLMAAAAYHHQQQVAHHQALQQQQQQ; encoded by the exons ATGGACACAATCACTTGCAGACCAATGTCAGTTGGTGTTTGCGATCAAACTCAGGTCATTCACTCAATAAATAGTGTTCCTATGTTAGTTTCGAATCATAGTTTGTCAAGAACGCCCTATGCACATAGCGATGACCCTCTTGCAATCCTAATCCCAACACACACAACACAGTCTGTGTCTACTAATTATTTGTTATCCTCCAGTGTTTCTACTCCATGCAGCTCTCCTCTAACATTCCGATCTCATTCCCCTATTCGGACACATTTAGATGGTAGACATACGTCCGATATGCTTCACCATAGTTTATCCTGCGAATCTCATTCTATCGAGAATGAACGTACAAATTCTTCTCTCTCATCAGTTTCTCACTTCCCCCCACCAAATACACCGCCTGTGCATATGGACAGTTATATAACTCGTCAAAATCATGACGATCAGGTTTTTAATTCAAATCTTTTACTTCTAAAGGATACAGTTCATACTTCATGTGTGCCACTAAGCTCTCCTAAAATAATTTCAGAATGCAACTCATCTGGCCATACTACCATATCCTCGTGTTTACCAATTGGTGAACATACCGCAACAACCGTTCTCAGCCCTGTTGTTGTATCAAAGGAGTATACTGTCTGCTCATCAGCGAATGTAACAGATGTATCGGATAATCTTACAAATAACTGGGCAAATACTACTACTTGTGAACCAAATATTCAGGCAGCAAAAGAATGTGCAATTACGGATGACAATTTCGATTCTGTATCTAAAGCGACAGACGAAAATTTAATGGATTTAGAGCAAGTTATTTCATCACACTCAGCTTCATTACCAGCTGTTGACGATGAGTACTTTTTAAAAACTTCCGACAATTTTCATGTCGATACAGTAGTGAACATTGACCTTAGATGTATTTCTCATTCAGACAAAATTCCTTCTTCAACAGATAGTGGCGAGTTAGTGTCTTCGAAAACATCTGCCATGTGTTCTGCCGAACCAGATTTCCCTGATGTTTACGTTGATGTTTCTGACGTAAACGATAATACGAATTCTGTGATACTACCACACGAGTCATCAATTAGTGTCAAAGCAACAACAACTCAGTTCTCCGCAAATACGAAACTTATATCTTCTGTAGTGGCGTCTGCCGAGAGTTCTATTGACATCGAGTGTGAAACAGAGATTCAGAAAGATGATTGTTTCATTCAGTCTGCTGATGACGATAAGAAGTTTAAGACAGCTACATCTGTCTCCCCTTTAGTAGAAGACTCCACATTCAAAGAGCCATGTGAATCTGAAAGTTCTCCACTTACTAAGGCTTCTATAATTTCTGAGTCACCAACAAAAGATGATGCTCAGACTAAGATCAGTAATCAAGATCGAAATTTACTCCTCACATTGGAGCACCATAATGATAGTTTAGAAGATCCAGTTGAATCCAGTGGGCATTCTCCTTCTATTCATTCATCTCATAGAGAAGACGATGAAAAAGTGTATAACGATGCTGATTATGCGGCCGCTGCAGTTGCTGCTGTTGATGATGTGGTGTATGCACTAGCTGGTAATCGTAAACCTGATCCATCTTTAACTCTTGACCCGGCCTTAGAAGGCACAGGAACAGATCGTCTGTATAGTTTAAGCTTAGCTCCAGTTCATAATGAATTCAGTAATTCACAGATGAATATTTCTAATCCCGACTTGTGCAACACAAGCTTTGTGAATACTAACAAAAACTCA GATCGCGTTCGCTTTCATCACTCTTTGGTGGCCAACGAATCTTCAGATGGTGAAGTTTGTTCAGAGGATCACTTATCCAGAAGCTTGTCTAATGCTTCTCCTAATAACTGGAATAAAACGGATGTGAAGGGTGAATTCTTATGCTTATCATGCAATAAAGCGTTTTCACAAAAGGCTTTACTTCTGAAACATCGAGTTATGCATGAAGAACCAAAACATATGTGTGACACTTGTGGTCGCAGCTTCGTACGAGAAGACAAGCTTAAACGTCATGTTATGTCTATCCATACAGCTGAAAAACCTCATGTTTGTCATATATGTAGTAAAGCTTTTTCCCGCAA AGATAAACTTAAAGACCATTTGAAACATCATGATCGTGCAGCTAGGAATTTTGAGTGTCAACAGTGTCAGCAACCTTTTGTTCAAAAGTCTGATCTTAACAGACATATTCGTGGAGTACATCAAGGTGAACCAGGGGTTGGGATAAATATGGCAGTAAAACGGAAAGCACCAG GCTCTGCGCCATTGCGTTTATCTAAACGAAAATCAAAGTCAACAACTGATAGTTCTGAGTCTAACAATAATGAGACTAAAGTGGCAATGTCATCAGTGGAAAATTCACATAATATTCCCACCAATATGGCTATAAATAGATCACATAATGGAAAAACTGTTAGTGGTGTACGAAAAAATGATAGTACGGAATCcgatatcaaaataaataatcaaatagcATCGATCACTAGTGGAACTACTGTGTTTACTCCAGTCTCAATGATTGCAACCACAACGTCGGCATCATCTGCAGTTAATTTCACCCCTCTAACTGTTTCACTAGCACCTACTGGTATGACTCAAACAACTCATCCGATTTTTGCAGCTAATGCTTCTGGTCTAATGTTTCCTACAATGACTGCTCATCATCATCTTGTTCAACAACAACAAGCAGCGACTGGAACTGTCATGTTACCAAGTGTCAGTGTAGCTTCCGTAGCAGCAATGCATCCATCAGGAATCGCcttacaacagcaacaacatcAACAATTTTTTGCCATGGCTGCTATGCCAGCTCTTGCTCAATCAATCACGGTCACACAATCATCTAATGGTGTTCAACAAGGTACTAATGTTCAACCTACACAGACTTCAATTCATTTTCAACCTGAATTGAAAACAGTAGCCACACCTTCAGGTCCTATGATGGTATTGACTCATATAGCTGCCCCAAATCAGTCCGGTCAAGCTCATCCATTG ACTAGTCAAACAATTTTCCCTCAAGTTGTTGGATTTCATGCCACTGCagctcaacaacaacaacaacaacaacaacaacagcaacaccAACTCCAAcaattacaacaacaacaacaagcagCAGTTGTTCAACATCAACAACTTTTAcaacagcagcaacaacaacaacaggcTAACTATGCAGTGGCAGCTGCTGCGGCTGCCGCTGCCGCCGGAACACATTTAGTTGCAGTCTCTAATCATGGTAATTGTAATCAATCAACTGTCAATCAAACACAACAATTccaaatacaacaacaacaacaacaggcTGTGGCTTTGGCAGCTCATCAACAAGCAGCGCATGGTTTTATTTTCCCTGCTGCTGGGGTTAGTGGTAATGTTAACTCGGCAGGTACTATTGCAACACCGTCTGGTCCAACTACATTCTTTTGTCATCCACAGGAAGGAATGGCTGCTGGTTTGTTTCTGgcttcttcaactgatccaACTAGTTTTGCATTAGCAGCTGCTGCTCAAGCGCAAGCACAAGCAGCTGCAGCAGCTGTTGCTGTTGtccaacaacaacagcagcagcagagcaacGTTAATGCTGTTAATGCTCAGAACAATTCTTCGATTGCTGCTACACAATTACAACTAGTAACAGGTTATTCACAGGTGGCGGCTGATGCTCAACAAACTGTTGCACAACAACATTTACAACATCAACAGCTATTgttacaacagcaacaacatcAACAGAGATTAGCAGCAGTGGCAGCTGTAGCAGGAGTTTCGCAAACTTCATCAATTGCCAATCCACATTCCGGGGTGTTGATGTCATCGAACACCACTGGTACTATTATTAATGCTGCGAGTGCTGCTACTGctggtggtggtagtagtacaCCAGCCACCTCTGTAATTGTTAATTCAGTTCAAGAGGAACAACTCAATCGGGTTCAACAATCCGCTCATTTTTTAATTGGACAACAAGAAACAACAGGATCTAATAGAACAGTGAATAATTATCAACTGGCTGCATTTACAAATGCAGCAGCTGCAGCattatatcaacaacaacagcaacatcCAGGTTTCATGCTTGCAGCGGCTGGAAATACTGGCGTCACTAATACTAATGCAGCAATTGTTTCCAGAGGAACAACAGCAACTGTAGCAGCTATGGCtttacatcatcatcaacaacaacaacagtatcAACAACAAGCAGGTCTTATGGCGGCAGCAGCTtaccatcatcaacaacaagtAGCTCATCATCAGgctttacaacaacaacaacaacagtag